The nucleotide sequence GGTCGATTTTCGTGCTGTCAGGTGTTCGGCGACGCCCACTGCACCGACACAGCCGGTTAAGCGTTCCCCTATGACCATATCCCCGCCGATACGGAGTGTCGATCCACTAACGAGAGGGATATTCATCATCTCGCTTACGACTGATATGCCTGCCGTATACTCGAAGATCTTTGCGACGTCCCCGTCGTCTGCAACATGGATATCAGAGATGAGAGCGACCGGTTTCGCCCCCATGACATAGACGTCCCTGAGCGTCGCACGGGTCACGTGGAATCCCGCGAGGAAAGGATAGTCAGAGAGGCGGGAATGCATCCCGTCGACTGTTGCGATTATATATTGTCCGCCTGCACTGACAACCCCTGCATCGTCCATCTCATCGACACCAACTGCCGCCTGGCCGGAGCCGATAATCCGGGGGAACTGCCTGTGAGCAAAGAAGTCCCCCGCACCCCTTGAACCGACGCCGAATTCGCCCATTGAAACGCCGGACGGTTCGAAACCTGCCAGGTCGCCTTTCATTTTCAGGGAATTTTCCACTTCGAGGACAACTGCCGCGGCAAAATCATGCGCAAACCCGGGATCGCATTTTTTTATCTCGACGATCCGGTCCGCAAGCTTATCTGTGACCGAATCTCTCGCCGCACCCGATGCAATTCCGTCGCGTGCGAACTGCTCAACATCCATGATGACATATCTGCTCCGATAACAGAAAAAAGTGCATGAAGTTGTATAGGAAGGCGGTTTTTTCTGAAAGAAAAAGGGCGCTTGAATCTCTTTTAGCAGTATTGTATCGGGGAGGGGGAGGTTTCCCCCTCCCTGTGACCCTCCCCCTCTATGGCGATAGGTCGCCGTCGGGACGGGCTAGCGTCCCTCAGGCTCCGTATTTCCTTTTCCGGTGGGAATCCAACTGATTTAATAATCAAAATTAAATTTATTTCTCCCGGCCGAGGCTACCCGAATGGGTAGCGTCCAGGCCGGGTTATCGTAATTGCGCAAATTCGCGTAGCGAATTAAGCATGGGGCTGCCCCGTCAGGGGCTTATGCCCATAGAGATATTTAGATACCAGAAAAAACTTCAACACCAAAAAACCCGATTATAATATCACATGAACAAAGTGCACGCGGGATCTCCATGCGCCTGCTCAATCGGCGGGTCGGATTCCGGGGGCGGAGCGGGAATCCAGGCCGACATCAAGACATTCAGCTCTCTCGGCGTCTGGGGCCTGACGGTTATAGCCGCAGTAACGGCACAGAACCCTAAGAAAGTTTTGGCATACTGGCCCCTCCCGGAAGATGCCGTCAGGATGCAGATCGAAGCGGTCGTTGAAGAGTACGATGTTAAATATTTCAAGACCGGGATGCTTGCAAACGGCGGCATAATAAAAACTGTCTCCGAATCGCTTCCAAATGACGCTGCACTCGTCCTGGACCCGGTCATGATATCAACAAGCGGATCACCGCTTTTGGATAAAAATAGCGTATCTGCACTCACGGAACTCCTCATACCCAGGTCATACCTCCTGACCCCGAATCTTAACGAAGCCGCTTATATTACAGGTATGGACTCGGTAAAAACAAAAGAAGAGATTGAAAAAGCCGGACGGATTATGCTTGACCTCGGGGCAAAGGCGGTTCTCGTCAAAGGCGGCCACGGGGAAGGTGATTATGCAACAGACATCCTCGTCACAGATTCGGGACTGACCGAGTTCAGGGGAAGAAGATATCCTTTTGAAGTTCACGGAACCGGGTGCTGCATGTCAGCCGCGATAACATCTTTCCTTGCATCAGGCTTAAAACTTGAAGAAGCCTGTGCAAAGGCTAAAATATTTATTGAAACTGCGATAAATCAGGGATTTTCAGGAAAGAGCAATATTATGAGCGTGAATCCTTCATTCGAAACAGGAAATTATAATAATAAATATTAAATCAATATAAGAGTAAATTAAAGCAACGGGTAAAATGTTGGATAAAGTCGACAATGCCATATTAAACGAACTTGCCAAAGACGGCAGAACTTCAATGGCGGATTTGGGAAAAAAACTTAATATTGCCCCATCTACGGTTTTTAAAAGGATTGAGAAGTTAAAGTCAAGCGGGATTATCCAGCGTTTCACAATTGTTGTTAATCCGGAATATTTCAAGCATTCGATTATTGTATTCCTGTCGATCTCAGTAGATCCACTTGAAAAACCGAATATCGAGCAGTATCTCCTGAGAATGGATCATATACTTGAAGTATACGAAACGCTGGAACCCAATGATTTTCTTGCAAAAGTCAGGGTATCCGAAATAGCCGAACTCAAGAGAG is from Methanolacinia paynteri and encodes:
- a CDS encoding AIR synthase-related protein, producing the protein MDVEQFARDGIASGAARDSVTDKLADRIVEIKKCDPGFAHDFAAAVVLEVENSLKMKGDLAGFEPSGVSMGEFGVGSRGAGDFFAHRQFPRIIGSGQAAVGVDEMDDAGVVSAGGQYIIATVDGMHSRLSDYPFLAGFHVTRATLRDVYVMGAKPVALISDIHVADDGDVAKIFEYTAGISVVSEMMNIPLVSGSTLRIGGDMVIGERLTGCVGAVGVAEHLTARKSTVPGDVILMSEGAGGGTIATAGIYSGYPEVVDKTINLSFLKACEALLKSDVLNEIHSMTDVTNGGLRGDVYEMAETAGVRIVIEEENLRSLIDPDVLKMLDDLEIDYLGVSLDALLVVAPPSAAEEIIRTVGEAGVRMTKIGYVESGPADSKLLSSGKMIDFLPRFRESAYTPVKKVVDKTPGDFEEMKEKVAGAADRAIEKKMRVIELLKKDKNQ
- the thiD gene encoding bifunctional hydroxymethylpyrimidine kinase/phosphomethylpyrimidine kinase, coding for MNKVHAGSPCACSIGGSDSGGGAGIQADIKTFSSLGVWGLTVIAAVTAQNPKKVLAYWPLPEDAVRMQIEAVVEEYDVKYFKTGMLANGGIIKTVSESLPNDAALVLDPVMISTSGSPLLDKNSVSALTELLIPRSYLLTPNLNEAAYITGMDSVKTKEEIEKAGRIMLDLGAKAVLVKGGHGEGDYATDILVTDSGLTEFRGRRYPFEVHGTGCCMSAAITSFLASGLKLEEACAKAKIFIETAINQGFSGKSNIMSVNPSFETGNYNNKY
- a CDS encoding Lrp/AsnC family transcriptional regulator; protein product: MLDKVDNAILNELAKDGRTSMADLGKKLNIAPSTVFKRIEKLKSSGIIQRFTIVVNPEYFKHSIIVFLSISVDPLEKPNIEQYLLRMDHILEVYETLEPNDFLAKVRVSEIAELKRDILIPLSELQGVREIKPILTVKKVKEQFWNIEEYDLHGY